A region from the Treponema pallidum subsp. pallidum str. Nichols genome encodes:
- a CDS encoding tetratricopeptide repeat protein, protein MGALTKSIDRAIGVSVGFVLIPVFLCCRSSSKVVPTRAGTDPVSSASQAPEVAAHPVRGTALDVPDRRAIRTKLMDPKILFLIETASPASLREAAACIQRDPAGLTPHNRLYLRVCAALMQLVYPQEAVSWHVPLYNTAHPYLTALDDVEKGTYPLIPGEPDFFSDIIPPLTLLKKRLPDEVHADCRERLTRARTQAPHSLLPFLLFGYLHEQHGELSEAESAYRSAWEKDASCYPAGICYARMLVQRGETALALPIARLLLHRFPKDRAVQLLQAQIHSARQEWSAAQPYVAALLRQQPEDNAALLLHIRILVAQREYQKAHASLDSFAERDSSDKTYLLLRAQVAKEWSKNDASAHDFLQQAYRLYPRDVQVLLACAQHCFETGHSLAQKNMRSFIALVLRADAHNAQALRLLTQYELAQGNWEQAVSRAERLNTAYPSEAHQELLIRAYSGSGRAQEAISLARRLYHSAQPPSETVIVLYLDTLYEARHYREIRAVIAARSASARGTLRSIFSYYEALLSVHEEERLSLLRASLLSDPRNGRTLFALYEWYRKKKDFRKAQYYLHQVIALDPNNAQHRALSKQLDTLIGQ, encoded by the coding sequence ATGGGGGCGCTTACTAAAAGCATTGACCGCGCCATCGGGGTGAGTGTCGGTTTTGTGCTGATACCCGTTTTTCTCTGTTGTCGCAGTTCTTCGAAGGTGGTGCCGACGCGCGCAGGTACCGATCCGGTTTCTTCCGCATCCCAGGCGCCGGAGGTGGCGGCGCATCCTGTGCGTGGCACTGCGCTTGACGTACCGGACCGACGCGCAATTCGCACAAAGCTGATGGATCCAAAGATACTCTTCTTGATTGAAACTGCTTCTCCTGCCTCATTGCGCGAGGCAGCTGCGTGCATACAGCGCGATCCGGCCGGATTGACACCGCACAATCGGCTGTACCTCCGCGTGTGTGCTGCGCTTATGCAACTTGTATATCCGCAGGAAGCTGTTTCTTGGCATGTGCCGCTGTACAACACCGCGCATCCGTACCTGACTGCGCTCGATGACGTGGAAAAAGGTACGTATCCGCTCATTCCTGGAGAACCGGATTTTTTTTCGGATATCATTCCCCCGCTGACTCTGTTGAAAAAACGCCTTCCTGATGAGGTACACGCAGATTGCCGAGAACGCCTGACGCGCGCACGCACGCAGGCGCCGCACTCTCTCCTTCCGTTCCTGCTCTTTGGGTATTTGCACGAGCAGCACGGAGAGCTCTCTGAAGCGGAGTCAGCGTACCGCAGCGCATGGGAAAAAGACGCATCCTGCTATCCTGCAGGCATCTGCTATGCGCGCATGCTGGTACAGCGCGGTGAGACTGCCCTGGCACTGCCCATTGCGCGCCTATTGCTTCACCGTTTCCCGAAAGACCGAGCAGTGCAGCTTTTGCAGGCGCAAATTCACAGCGCGCGTCAAGAATGGAGCGCCGCGCAACCGTACGTTGCAGCGCTGTTGCGTCAACAGCCTGAGGACAATGCGGCGCTTTTGCTACACATTCGTATCTTGGTGGCTCAGCGGGAGTATCAGAAGGCTCACGCGTCCCTTGACTCTTTTGCAGAGCGTGACAGTTCGGATAAAACGTACTTGCTCTTGCGTGCGCAGGTGGCAAAGGAATGGAGCAAAAATGACGCGTCTGCGCACGACTTTTTGCAGCAGGCATATCGCTTGTATCCGCGTGATGTGCAGGTGCTCCTTGCGTGTGCGCAGCACTGCTTTGAGACCGGTCACTCGCTTGCACAAAAAAACATGCGAAGCTTTATCGCGCTGGTGCTCCGCGCCGATGCGCATAACGCTCAAGCGCTCCGTTTATTGACGCAGTATGAACTGGCGCAGGGTAACTGGGAACAGGCAGTGTCGCGCGCGGAGCGTTTGAATACCGCATATCCGAGTGAGGCTCATCAAGAATTACTTATTCGCGCGTACAGTGGTTCAGGTCGTGCGCAGGAGGCGATTTCTCTTGCGCGGCGTTTATATCATTCGGCACAGCCTCCGTCTGAGACGGTCATCGTCTTGTACTTAGATACGTTGTATGAGGCGCGTCATTACCGGGAGATCCGTGCGGTGATTGCAGCTCGGAGTGCGTCCGCGCGTGGTACGCTGCGGTCGATATTTTCGTACTATGAAGCGTTGTTGTCAGTGCACGAGGAGGAGCGATTAAGTTTATTGCGTGCAAGTTTGCTTTCAGATCCGCGCAATGGACGCACTCTTTTTGCGTTATATGAATGGTACCGAAAGAAAAAGGATTTCCGCAAAGCGCAGTACTATTTGCATCAGGTGATTGCACTGGATCCGAACAATGCGCAGCACCGTGCGCTGTCTAAGCAGCTGGATACCTTGATTGGGCAGTAG
- a CDS encoding transglycosylase SLT domain-containing protein, protein MRAQSVPDTLIQRALVLGPLVHPLYPPMQSFKEQYRSARYREYLSVVMQRSAPYRPFIEKLLRDAHLPVELLFLPVVESGFLERAVSKSGAVGIWQFMRNSIAGSAMRVSDWVDERRDPWKASVAAVKKLQWNYTQLRDWPLALAAYNCGLGAIKRAIAQAGTADFWHLSERGFLRDETVRYVPKFLAVAEVLSRSHEHGIAWGAAHTPEETTTVTVSRAVDLNLLAQAAGMDAQLLHTLNPALRYSITPPNAAYTLRVPSTHAQAVQAVLNRPGAVLVHHTLHTIRSGDTLYALARRYGLGVDTLKAHNRAHSATHLKIGQKLIIPTIRTGQTRRAPLRGAGTRAPGVMDQKEHAVPEVSALPSSSMTPPTPGGADTRAGADAPAPPSVPPPPESTAARATPAAPFVGKHVVQQGDTLWSLAKRYGVSVENLAEENNLAVDATLSLGMILKTPRR, encoded by the coding sequence TTGCGCGCTCAGTCGGTACCTGACACCCTCATTCAGCGCGCGCTCGTGCTCGGTCCGCTCGTGCACCCCCTGTACCCGCCGATGCAGTCCTTCAAAGAACAGTACCGGAGCGCGCGTTACCGGGAATACCTCTCTGTCGTTATGCAGCGGAGCGCGCCCTACCGCCCCTTTATCGAAAAACTGCTGCGCGACGCTCACCTTCCTGTCGAGCTGCTCTTTCTCCCCGTTGTCGAATCGGGCTTTCTCGAACGGGCTGTCTCCAAATCCGGCGCAGTCGGCATTTGGCAGTTCATGCGCAATAGCATCGCAGGATCTGCCATGCGCGTGAGTGACTGGGTAGACGAACGGCGTGACCCCTGGAAGGCTTCCGTCGCCGCAGTCAAAAAACTGCAGTGGAATTACACGCAGCTGCGTGACTGGCCCTTGGCCCTCGCTGCGTACAACTGCGGTCTTGGCGCGATCAAGCGAGCCATTGCCCAGGCAGGAACCGCCGATTTTTGGCATCTGAGTGAGCGCGGCTTTCTGCGCGACGAGACAGTCCGCTATGTCCCAAAGTTCCTTGCGGTTGCAGAAGTACTCAGCCGGAGCCACGAGCACGGCATCGCCTGGGGAGCGGCACACACCCCCGAGGAGACCACCACGGTTACCGTTTCGCGCGCGGTAGACTTAAACCTCTTGGCACAGGCAGCAGGGATGGATGCGCAATTGTTGCACACGCTCAACCCTGCACTCCGCTATTCAATTACTCCCCCGAATGCAGCGTACACCCTCCGGGTGCCAAGCACACATGCGCAGGCGGTCCAGGCAGTACTCAACCGCCCAGGCGCCGTGCTCGTCCATCACACCCTGCACACCATCCGTTCAGGAGACACGCTTTACGCACTCGCCCGCCGCTATGGGTTGGGCGTCGATACGCTAAAAGCCCATAACCGCGCACACAGCGCCACTCACCTGAAGATTGGACAAAAGCTCATCATTCCCACCATCCGGACTGGGCAGACCCGGCGCGCGCCCCTGCGGGGGGCAGGCACGCGTGCACCTGGAGTAATGGATCAGAAAGAGCATGCAGTGCCGGAAGTGTCCGCACTTCCCTCGTCCTCAATGACGCCGCCGACGCCCGGGGGCGCGGACACGCGCGCGGGAGCAGACGCGCCGGCACCCCCGAGCGTGCCACCACCGCCGGAAAGCACAGCGGCGCGGGCAACCCCTGCAGCACCCTTTGTCGGCAAGCATGTAGTGCAGCAGGGGGATACCCTCTGGTCCTTAGCAAAGCGCTACGGCGTTTCAGTAGAAAACCTGGCAGAGGAAAACAATCTAGCAGTAGACGCCACGCTCTCCTTGGGAATGATTCTCAAAACGCCGAGACGGTAG
- a CDS encoding OmpA family protein, translating into MGVSCLTRAASFSNQCRFPFGALSLVWTHASAPHVVRSSARRFILLLLFVLFSHAPSGAQTQDAVHTDAVQDWKNGTINAQLTLDLARARMRLPADRTAASQFLRYKAPAQLKDVYLSVLVDSQNRVGDCLAHEKIRLADITALVDAGHHAVTTLSPSVRSLQLSHQTPLTALARLFVTHETAYVPAIPPTSAVSRPYTGILIDARGSLPVHGEYVSEPLSACLFPKIWSTDMDLIYEKNMVHPDRAKAWGVVRYGSVWDEKMYRDRIGTTPLKIIARGVFGQQRTDPIIASKDAAQILARPENLRLLAEGNVIILCDEAALRVHVPYPLVDEHFYFAYHDVKRFLTDERSPGVGVRSGINTLKITVYDVRFVANSPEILASEKDRVDVIATALKKMGPYTRFLIEGHTADLHRPQEEAALSVARAQRMAQELSRRGIEMTRITTAGHGATKPIAPSDTHANKAKNRRVEITILRD; encoded by the coding sequence ATGGGAGTGTCCTGCCTGACGCGTGCTGCCTCTTTTTCAAATCAGTGCCGTTTTCCGTTCGGCGCTCTCTCCCTGGTGTGGACGCACGCAAGTGCGCCCCATGTGGTACGCAGCAGTGCGAGGCGTTTCATTCTCCTCCTCCTTTTTGTTCTGTTTTCTCACGCGCCGTCTGGTGCGCAGACCCAGGATGCCGTACACACCGATGCGGTGCAGGATTGGAAAAACGGTACCATTAACGCACAGCTTACGCTAGATCTTGCACGTGCACGTATGCGCCTGCCTGCTGATCGGACAGCAGCTTCTCAGTTCTTGCGTTATAAAGCGCCTGCACAACTGAAAGATGTATATCTGTCAGTACTCGTCGATTCGCAAAACCGCGTAGGGGACTGCCTTGCACATGAAAAAATTCGGCTGGCAGATATTACCGCATTGGTTGACGCGGGGCACCACGCCGTGACTACCCTTTCTCCTTCAGTGCGTAGTCTACAGCTATCGCACCAGACGCCACTTACAGCGTTGGCGCGCCTTTTTGTCACGCACGAAACTGCGTATGTGCCTGCTATCCCCCCCACGTCTGCCGTGAGCCGCCCTTACACCGGTATCCTCATAGATGCGCGCGGTTCTCTTCCTGTGCACGGCGAATACGTGTCAGAGCCGCTGAGCGCATGTTTGTTCCCCAAGATTTGGAGCACGGACATGGATTTAATCTACGAAAAGAATATGGTTCACCCTGACCGTGCCAAGGCATGGGGTGTGGTGCGGTACGGCTCGGTTTGGGACGAGAAAATGTACCGAGACAGGATAGGTACCACGCCCTTAAAAATCATTGCGCGCGGAGTGTTTGGCCAGCAGCGCACGGATCCTATCATTGCATCAAAGGATGCAGCCCAGATCTTGGCGCGCCCTGAGAACTTGCGTTTGCTTGCAGAAGGCAACGTGATTATCCTGTGCGACGAAGCAGCGCTGCGTGTGCACGTGCCGTATCCGCTTGTAGACGAGCACTTTTACTTTGCATACCACGACGTAAAACGCTTCCTAACCGACGAGCGGTCCCCCGGTGTCGGTGTTCGCTCTGGCATCAATACCCTCAAGATCACCGTGTACGACGTGCGTTTTGTGGCAAACTCCCCAGAGATTCTCGCCTCAGAAAAAGATCGGGTAGACGTGATAGCAACCGCACTGAAAAAGATGGGGCCGTACACAAGGTTTTTAATTGAAGGCCACACCGCAGATTTACACCGCCCTCAGGAGGAAGCGGCGCTTTCTGTAGCACGTGCGCAGCGCATGGCGCAGGAACTGTCCAGACGTGGCATTGAGATGACGCGGATTACTACGGCAGGACACGGTGCGAC